Proteins encoded within one genomic window of Lagenorhynchus albirostris chromosome 9, mLagAlb1.1, whole genome shotgun sequence:
- the B3GAT1 gene encoding galactosylgalactosylxylosylprotein 3-beta-glucuronosyltransferase 1, which translates to MGNEELWAQPALEMPKRRDILAIFLIVLPWTLLVTVWHQSTTAPLLTAHEDDGSDPRREAPPGVDPREYCMSDRDIVEVVRTEYVYTRPPPWSDTLPTIHVVTPTYSRPVQKAELTRLANTLLHVPNLHWLVVEDAPRRTPLTARLLRDTGLNYTHLHVETPRNYKLRGDARDPRIPRGTMQRNLALRWLRETFPRNSSQPGVVYFADDDNTYSLEVFEEMRSTRRVSVWPVAFVGGLRYEAPRVNGAGKVVGWKTVFDPHRPFAIDMAGFAVNLRLILQRSQAYFKLRGVKGGYQESSLLRELVTLGDLEPKAANCTKILVWHTRTEKPVLVNEGKKGFTDPMVEI; encoded by the exons ATGG GTAACGAGGAGCTGTGGGCCCAGCCAGCCTTGGAGATGCCGAAGAGACGGGACATCCTTGCGATTTTCCTCATCGTGCTGCCTTGGACGCTGCTGGTCACCGTGTGGCATCAGAGCACCACCGCGCCCCTGCTCACCGCACACGAGG ATGACGGCAGCGATCCCCGACGCGAGGCGCCACCCGGCGTGGACCCCAGGGAGTACTGCATGTCCGACCGCGACATCGTGGAGGTGGTGCGCACCGAGTACGTGTACACGCGGCCCCCGCCCTGGTCCGACACGCTGCCCACCATCCACGTGGTGACGCCCACCTACAGCCGCCCGGTACAGAAGGCTGAGCTGACGCGCTTGGCCAACACACTGCTGCACGTGCCCAACCTGCACTGGCTGGTGGTGGAGGACGCACCGCGCCGCACGCCGCTGACCGCGCGCCTCCTGCGCGACACCGGCCTCAACTACACGCACCTGCACGTGGAGACGCCGCGCAACTACAAGCTGCGCGGGGACGCGCGCGACCCGCGCATCCCGCGGGGCACCATGCAGCGCAACCTGGCCCTGCGCTGGCTGCGTGAGACCTTCCCGCGCAACTCCAGCCAGCCCGGCGTCGTGTACTTCGCGGACGACGACAACACGTACAGCTTGGAGGTTTTCGAGGAG ATGCGCAGCACCAGGCGGGTGTCCGTGTGGCCCGTAGCCTTCGTCGGCGGCCTTCGGTACGAGGCCCCGAGGGTCAACGGGGCCGGGAAGGTGGTCGGCTGGAAGACTGTGTTCGACCCCCACCGGCCGTTTGCAATAGACATGGCGGGGTTTGCGGTCAACCTGCGGCTCATTCTGCAGCGAAGCCAGGCCTACTTCAAGCTCCGCGGCGTGAAGGGAGGCTACCAGGAAAGCAGCCTCCTGCGAGAACTTGTCACCCTCGGTGACCTGGAGCCCAAGGCGGCCAACTGCACCAAG